A stretch of the Deltaproteobacteria bacterium genome encodes the following:
- a CDS encoding adenosine kinase — MHYDVYGIGNALVDIQANVSDDLLQQITRDVPSTTHDRLAKGTMHLVDTTTQGHILRLLEEIGTHTVSGGSAANTMIGVAHLGGRAAYAGKVGDDVYGAFYAEDLHKASVAYRVPFGHAETGTCIVLVTPDAQRTFFTHLGISTALTPNDIDEAAIKASQWVYIEGYLWDAPGPKAASLKAMELACHYGVKVAYSFSDPFCVRRARSDFRDFTERFVDLVFCNEEEALAFTDAGNVEDAIGTITALDTAVAITRGERGSLFAMNGTRHIVPPVHVDAIDSTGAGDLYAAGVLHGLCSGKTPAEAGELGSALAARILTVRGARLP, encoded by the coding sequence ATGCACTACGATGTCTATGGGATTGGCAACGCACTGGTCGACATTCAGGCGAACGTCAGTGACGACTTATTGCAACAAATTACACGGGACGTCCCGTCCACGACACACGATCGGCTCGCGAAAGGGACGATGCATTTAGTCGACACGACGACGCAAGGGCACATCCTGCGCCTCTTGGAAGAGATCGGCACGCATACCGTGTCCGGTGGCAGCGCGGCGAATACGATGATCGGCGTCGCCCATTTGGGCGGTCGCGCGGCCTATGCCGGCAAGGTCGGGGACGACGTCTATGGCGCGTTCTATGCCGAAGACCTCCACAAAGCGAGCGTCGCGTACCGCGTCCCGTTCGGACATGCTGAGACAGGAACCTGCATCGTCCTCGTCACGCCGGATGCGCAACGGACCTTTTTTACGCATCTCGGCATCAGCACTGCGCTGACGCCGAACGACATCGACGAAGCGGCCATCAAGGCCTCACAGTGGGTCTATATCGAAGGGTATCTGTGGGATGCCCCGGGTCCGAAGGCCGCGTCACTCAAGGCTATGGAGCTAGCCTGTCATTACGGCGTAAAAGTCGCGTATTCATTTTCCGATCCATTTTGTGTGCGGCGCGCGCGCAGCGACTTTCGCGACTTCACGGAGCGATTCGTCGACTTGGTCTTTTGTAATGAAGAAGAGGCGCTCGCCTTTACCGATGCCGGCAATGTCGAAGACGCGATCGGCACGATCACGGCGCTCGACACCGCGGTCGCGATCACGAGGGGCGAACGCGGTTCGCTGTTCGCAATGAACGGCACCCGCCACATCGTCCCGCCCGTGCATGTGGACGCAATCGACTCGACCGGCGCCGGCGACCTGTACGCGGCGGGCGTACTCCACGGCTTGTGTAGCGGCAAGACCCCGGCAGAGGCTGGGGAGCTTGGTTCCGCATTGGCCGCGCGGATCCTCACCGTGCGCGGGGCACGGCTACCGTAA
- the def gene encoding peptide deformylase: MAILPITIYPAPILQQCAEPIGTVTAAIQQLLDDMAETMYAAPGVGLAGPQVNQPWRVIVVDVGEPVTLTPDDPDHPIERSPRLYQLINPSITHRSGTIQWEEGCLSLPDFRIEMQRAAQIVVEALDRNGSPIMIDAQGLLAVALQHEIDHLDGKLLIDHVSRLKRRMYAEKLEKQRRED, from the coding sequence ATGGCCATTTTGCCGATCACCATCTACCCAGCGCCGATCCTCCAGCAATGCGCTGAACCAATCGGGACCGTCACAGCAGCCATTCAACAACTATTAGATGATATGGCCGAGACCATGTACGCCGCGCCTGGCGTCGGCCTGGCAGGGCCGCAAGTGAATCAGCCTTGGCGCGTCATCGTGGTCGATGTCGGCGAACCCGTGACTTTGACGCCGGACGATCCGGACCACCCCATCGAACGCTCACCCCGACTCTACCAACTCATCAACCCAAGCATCACCCACCGCAGCGGCACCATTCAATGGGAAGAAGGCTGCCTCAGTCTGCCGGACTTTCGGATCGAGATGCAGCGCGCTGCCCAGATCGTCGTTGAAGCGCTGGATCGCAACGGATCCCCGATCATGATCGACGCACAAGGACTCCTCGCCGTCGCGTTGCAACACGAAATCGACCATCTCGACGGCAAATTACTCATCGACCACGTCAGCCGCCTCAAACGGCGCATGTACGCCGAGAAACTCGAAAAACAACGGCGGGAGGACTAA